A region from the Camelus ferus isolate YT-003-E chromosome 1, BCGSAC_Cfer_1.0, whole genome shotgun sequence genome encodes:
- the IFNAR1 gene encoding LOW QUALITY PROTEIN: interferon alpha/beta receptor 1 (The sequence of the model RefSeq protein was modified relative to this genomic sequence to represent the inferred CDS: deleted 1 base in 1 codon) yields the protein MLALLGVATLMLVAGAPWVLPEAAEGTNLKPPENGEVSIIDDSFTLKWNRSGGYFKNVTFSAEYQIPGMGNWRKLLGCQYVTRTECSFSSLHLRSVYENIKLRIRAEKGNSTSQWHEVPPFVPFKKAQIGPPDVRLKAEDKAIIVNISPPGTKDSTMWAMDQVNFLYSLVIWENSSSLEERTESVYSRDKIYRLSPETTYCLKVRAELRSSRKFGVYSPVSCITTTVEHKLPSPENIEISAENQIYVLKWDYTFENMTDMTFQAQWLHAFLKKIPGDHSDKWKQIPNCENVRTTRCVFPQSVFSKGIYSIRVRAADGNTTSLWSEEKKFNTEMQTVIFPPVIHVKFIGEDSLRVSIGAPEESENKSGYQLYPLIYEVVFRENTSNAERRVLEKRTDFTFPNLKPLTVYCVKARALVESNRWNKSSVFSDTVCEETKPGNTSKAWLIAGICTAVFSIVVVIYVVKALLRCVSYVFFPSSKPPSTIDECFSEKPLRNLLLSTSEEQTERCFIIENTSTVTTIEETDQIGEDYKKYSSQTSRDSGNYSNEDENSGSKISEGLLQEEPV from the exons ATGCTCGCGCTCCTGGGCGTGGCGACCCTGATGCTGGTCGCTGGAGCGCCATGGGTGTTGCCCGAAGCTGCAG AAGGAACAAATCTGAAACCTCCTGAAAATGGAGAGGTCTCCATCATTGATGACAGTTTCACCCTGAAGTGGAACAGGAGCGGTGGATATTTCAAGAACGTGACTTTTTCAGCAGAGTATCAAAT accaGGGATGGGTAATTGGAGAAAACTGCTTGGGTGTCAGTATGTTACTCGTACCGAATGCAGCTTTTCTTCACTCCACTTAAGAAGTGTTTACGAAAATATTAAATTGCGCATAagagcagaaaaaggaaacagcactTCTCAGTGGCATGAGGTTCCCCCGTTTGTACCAtttaaaaaag CTCAAATTGGTCCTCCAGACGTACGTTTAAAAGCTGAAGATAAGGCGATAATAGTAAACATCTCTCCTCCTGGAACAAAAGATAGTACCATGTGGGCTATGGATCAAGTC AACTTTCTGTATAGCTTGGTTATCTGGGAAAACTCTTCCAGTCTAGAA gaaaGGACTGAAAGTGTTTATTCCAGAGATAAAATTTATAGACTCTCACCAGAGACTACTTATTGTTTAAAAGTGAGAGCAGAACTGCGTTCATCAAGAAAATTCGGTGTCTATAGCCCGGTGTCTTGTATAACTACCACAG TGGAGCATAAACTGCCTTCGCCAGAAAATATAGAGATCAGTGCTGAAAATCAGATCTATGTTCTGAAATGGGATTACACATTTGAAAACATGACCGACATGACCTTTCAAGCTCAGTGGCTCCA tgcctttttaaaaaagattcctgGGGACCATTCagacaaatggaaacaaataccAAACTGTGAAAATGTCAGAACAACCCGTTGCGTCTTTCCTCAAAGTGTTTTCTCAAAAGGAATTTACTCCATCCGTGTACGAGCAGCGGATGGAAATACTACATCTCTGTGgtctgaagagaaaaaatttaataccGAAATGCAAA CTGTCATATTTCCTCCAGTCATTCACGTGAAATTCATTGGTGAGGACTCACTGCGCGTCTCCATCGGGGCTCCAGAAGAGTCTGAAAACAAGTCTGGGTACCAGCTTTACCCGCTAATTTATGAAGTTGTTTTTCGGGAAAACACTTCAAATGCTGAG aGAAGAGTTCTAGAGAAGAGAACTGATTTTACTTTTCCTAACTTGAAACCGCTGACGGTATATTGTGTCAAAGCCAGAGCACTGGTTGAGAGCAACAGGTGGAACAAAAGCAGTGTTTTCAGTGACACTGTGTGCGAGGAAACCAAACCAG gaaatacttCCAAAGCCTGGCTCATAGCTGGAATTTGCACTGCAGTGTTTTCTATCGTCGTTGTCATTTACGTTGTGAAAGCCCTCTTGAGATGCGTCAGTTATGTGTTCTTCCCGTCAAGTAAACCTCCTTCCACTATAGATGAG tgtttctCTGAAAAGCCACTGAGGAACCTCCTCCTTTCCACTTCTGAGGAACAAACGGAAAGATGTTTTATAATTGAAAATACAAGCACTGTTACTACAATAGAAGAGACTGATCAAATTGGTGAAGATTACAAAAAATACAGTTCCCAAACTAGTCGAGATTCAGGAAACTATTCTAATGAAGATGAAAACAGTGGAAGTAAAATAAGTGAAGGACTTCTCCAAGAGGAACCTGTGTGA